The genomic segment GTAATTCGTTTTAGTatctgtatagcagagcgacattcacttatccgcttttttttatattatgttaaatcaaaactaaatatgtattaagtatttaattttttttttaatttggcgTTATCACAATTGATGCATGTCGTAAATAAAACAACCTatctatacctattgtattactCGTATCATTCGTATCCACCTACACGTAACAAACATTTCATTTGTCAGACCGTTGTGCAGCCTCCTTCACTTTTGCCTGGCAAATGGGTAAAACATTTAACAtccgtaataaaaataatacgagaAAGCAAAATCTGTGTCACTTTAGAATAGTGAGATAAATATTTCactagaaaatgtataaaaagaggtatatctaaaaaaatgtgtgatcaCTAGAGAGAGATAGAGATTATACAACTACAcgtataatgttattgtaaGTGTTAACGATGTTAGTAGTAGAAACATTgcttagaattgttttttttttaatgcctaTCACttgaaaatatagataatatttttacctaaccactcaaaaaataatttctttaatatttaattaatatcttcatttttaaattgtatgtacctacctatatgtaattgCAATTTAATGTTTTGGATTAgagtatatattttctaataatatccaacacttatttaaatgtatttcattgcaatttatgttaacataaatatctgtttaaaactaataattaatctatcgttcaatgtaatataaaaatacaaaatgtgaaTATTTACTTGAGATTCGAAACCACTCATGGATATGTCTTTAGCCCAATAATGAGTATGAGCTATTTCTAATACTTGGAACGCAGATGCTAAACCACCTCCACATTGATTGCCAAAAGATACTTCTAATCCATGGATAATTGCTAGTAAGGCTTTAAGCATTCCTTTCCAAACAAATCTATTTATATACTGAAGGGAAGAAAATGCAATTttaacaccataataataaaatggaaatttattttattgaattaaattataccaatgaaataatttataacaaaatgttgTGAATTATTACCACGTCATCAATGTGATCACTTGGACTAATTTTATTATCCAATGTCCGGTTAAGTTTACTGACTACTAAATTCCGGTATCCCTCTTCttccattaattttttaaatctactGAGTTTCAGCCAACCTATTCCATCTCCATCAAGAATCTGTTTTGTCACCTAAGATTTACAACAATCaattagtttatacatttatttatcaattaaaaactattggtcGGTGCATCATACATCCTTTAGAAATGTTTCATTGTCCACGTGACTATTAGGTTTTACTGATTTTTTGTTCGGTATTTTTGATGTTTCACTTAGTTTTCTTGGATTTGAGTGACGAATCAAATTAGATTTTTCAACTAAATCGTTACGCCcggctgaaaaaaaatttgatattaaatataaatatattaatttttacttatgctatacagaaaaaaaaaaaaatatttaccttttgTCGGAAAAGGTCCAACGGCTGTACGTTCTTTAGTCTTAGTCACTGGCAACGTGAGCGAcgatttactatttttttgttgtttattaccacctaatacataatattaaatctcaTAATGTAGACAtccatatttactatttagtattttccgTGTaactgaaaaaatgtatatattttttctgcaAATGCTTACCAAATAAATCTGTAAACATGCTCGTTGTTTGATTTGCCAATCCATTTATATCAtttgatatatttgaaaaaaaatcttttgtgGCACCAGTTCCCATCGATGTTACTGAGGACTTTCTAACCTCAGAAACAGAACCGGTTGAAATTGGATTGGTTGGCGGACTGTTGTCATTTATTTCATCATCAAAACTCAGTTGCTGTAAGCTTAAAGACGTGGATTCACCCAATAATccaacctataaaataaatataaatttttaaatctatacaaatagatatacaatataatacgcaaattgttcatattataaagatacatataaatataagtgtagtataatatagtcttcTTCTTTTTTCCCTTCGCCTTCTCTCCCAACTGTTTGAGGTCGGCCACCCTGGTCCTCAATTTCCACTTACTACGATCCGTAGCATCCTCCTCACTAACACCAGTCATTCTCATATCGCACTCTATAACTTCAAATCATCTCTTTTTCCATCCATACTCATGTTCTTCGTCACTGAAACTGCCTCAGTTTTTTCTCTTCTTAAAACATGTCCTAGCCATCACGCATTTTGTCAACTATTGAAGCCACTCCTATACTACCTCTTATTTGCTCATTTCTTACTCTGTCCTCTCTCGTCACCCCAATTATCCACCTTAACATTCTCATCTCCACAACACCCATTTTTCTCACCACTGTTGAGCCCAACATCCCGATCCATACATCATCGCCGGCCTACTACTGTCTTATAAAATTTACCTTTTAACCTGATTGGGATTCTTCTATCGCATAAAACACCTGATGCTTCTCACCACTTCATCCATCCACACTTAATCCTATGCATAATATCTTCGTCAAAACCACCATCCTTTTGTAATACGGATCCTAGGTACTTGAAACTATCAAATTAATCCACTACCTCGCCCACCATATTCACTACATGCCTATTCTGAGTTTTACTTACATACAGTTTTACATCTACTCATTTTCAACCCATTACTTTCTAGTACTTCCCTCCATTCTTCCAGTCCATAGTTCACACTCTCTCCAACCAACACTACATCATGCGCAAACAGCACCATGGTACCTCACTTTGTGtactttttgtaattttgtctattattaaagaaaacaaGTAAGGACTCAGTGCTGAACCTTGATGCACACCAACTCCAATCCTAAAATCCTCAGTTTCGCCCACAAGGCTTTTAACCCTTGTGTTCGCTCTTTCATGCATGCctcaattatatttacatacgcCTTAGGCAAACCTTTCTTCATCAATGCCCATTTCAAAATTTCTCTAGGAACTTTGTTGTAGGCATTCTCTTgatcaataaaaatcatttataacttCCTTTTTTTCTCTATATAATTTTCCATCACTTGTCTTACACAAAATATCGGCTCCATTGTCGACTTGCCGGGCATAAAACTAAACTGATTCTTTGAAACTGATGTCTCACCTCTAATCCTTAAATAACCTTTTCCCAAATCTTCATAGTGTGATTCATAAGTTTTATTCCTCTATAGCTTCCACATTCCTGTACATCTCCTTTTTCTTTGAAAATTGGTATCACATAACTCTTTCTCCAAGAGTCTGAAATTTTTCCACCGACTAATAACCTGTTGAAGAATCTCTTCAACCAGTCTACTCCTAATCTCCCTAACACTTTCCAAGGTTCTACTGGTATTCCATCTGGACCTACTgcttttctatttttaatttttctaaccaCCCTTCACACTTCTTCTTCTCTTATTAAATTGACCATACTTAAGTTTAATTCGCATTGATCTATTCCCTCCCTCGAAAATTTctcatttaacaatttttttaaatactttttccaTCTATTCGTTATCTCATTGTCATGTGTTAACACCTTTTTATCTTCGTCTTTTATGCACCTTACATTTATAGTGCGTTTCATTATAACTGCGACTCGACGCTAACGCACTTCGTGGCGGTTTTGTCTCAAACCAGGGGTTTTCAAACTAGGAtcgaaaaaatgtgtaaaatattcgttatcaattttaaattttccgcGCAACTTTACACGCTATTTTTAGAAGCCCTAATGAAAAAACACCACGAGGCGCGTTAGCATCGAGTCGCAGTTACAATGAAACGCACTATAGTACATCTTTGGTTTATTTTCTCTACTCTTAGCTAGCCTGTACACTTTAATTTCCCCTTATCTTGTTCCTAATCTCTCATATAACTCAtcatatttatctaattttgcTTTACTTACTGATTTTTTTGCTGTcttacatacatttttgtacTCAACCCAATCCTCTCTCTTCCTAGATTTTTGCCAAACTTTAAACTGGGattttttctttgaattatGGCTTGCACTTCCTTTTCCCACCACCATGTTTGTTTATCTTCTGCCATTTTACCTCTGTTTTCACCTAATACTTCCTTAGCCACActtctaatattatttgaaacacTTTCCCACACTTCGTTTATACTCCCTTCTACATTCACTATACCAATCTCTCTCATCTTctgtttaaatactttttattctcACCATCTAAATCTTGCTTCCTTATTTACTTTTTCCCTTCTGGTCGCTCTCTTTTTGATGCACCAAATCTCCATAACCATAAGTCTATGCTGTGTTTTTACACTTTCTCCTGGAATTTCTTTGCAATCCTTATACTGTTTCGCATTACTTCTTCTCAccataaaataatctatttgaGACTTATTCCTTCCACTTTTATTTGGTAACATAATGTCCTTCTCTCTTTCTAAAATATGTGTTCACAATGGCCAAATCATACGCTGTAGCGAAATCAAGTACTTTCCCTCCTGCATAATTTTTGATACCAAATCCATACTCTCCATGTACTCTATCGTAGCCAGTTCTATCACAGCCTACATGACCATTCATATCAACACCAATCACAATCTCCTCCGCTCCTGGTATTCTCTGTATTACTTCATCCATCTCCCTCCATAACTCTTCTTTCTGACTTTCCTCAGATCCTATTTGTGGAGCATATGCACTAACTATATTCCATACCTTTTCTTCCACCATCACTTTCACTACAATTACTCCATCACTTATCCCGAAAACCTCTACTACTTTTCCTTTCATGttcttatctaatattattccTACACCAttccttatatttattttttctgaataaaatattttgtactcttCACCAATCTCCCTTGCTTTATCTCCCTTCCACTTTGTTTCTTGCACTCAATagacatttacatttttcctCCTCAGAACTTCGGCTAATTCTCTGGATCTACCTGTCAGTGTTCCTAAATTCCACGTACCATATCTCACTTCAAACCTATTCTTCATACTCAGGCATGGATCTACTTCCGAAATTTGTGATGCTTTCCCTACACCGCTTTTGGATAGACCCGCACATGTGACTGATGAAACGGCTACCGCACCCGTTGTCCGGCTGGTACTGGTCACCCCATCTCTTAGACTATCTACACACCCAACTATTACATTTCTTCTCACTTGTTTTCCCCACGCACATCCGAGATGGGAAAACATGCCTACACAATTTGTTGGACCTCTCATACAGATTTGACAAAAATTTTACACCAGCTGTCGACCTGACGCAACCTCATTTGTCGCCTTTTACGACAGGCTGAGGAGTCGTGGAAGTATTCTAACCCCCTTCCACAGGGGTATAGTATACTGTAGTAttactaagtaatatttatttatattagtacctatattatgtatactaaatattttcagAGTAGAActcaaaaagttaatataatttttaataggtattttacaagtataaacaatataataatataattgcgtCAGCCTGTCTCATATAACTACAGTCTACAAGTGAATGTGTCAAAATGATTATAACATTAAGAATTACGTTGATGTAGACTTAAATGTGTCTGATAGCACCACagacttattatatatataatctgcGCGTCCCCCATACCCTATTTTAGGTTGCCAAGTGACAAAATTGCTAGAAATATATTGTCAATACCCATGTAATATGAAGGAACCTGACTACCTAAGGTGTATgctattttttctaaaaatattgttatcatcgTGGTTGAActactctctctctctctctaacTCTCTTGCTATTAATGGTACATAAGTTAtatgctatatttttttaaacaatgtttGCCCCTAGACAGTTCTCTCTGTTATTAGTCCGTTTCTTTATAGGTCTATGCATAATCAAACAATGCTATTGAATTgaaagattaataaataatataagtaggtatagataggtacttaatggTCAATAAGAACTAAACAAATATAGCTCCTACCTTAAATCCTTTTTTGGACGCTACTTGTTTTGCACTTTTTGTGAGGTCACCGATTGTACTTTTTCCAACATATGTTAAATCATCAAAAGTATTTTTGCTGACACCAGCCGCTGTTTTACTGGCTTCAAATGCACTTTTACTAGCTTCATGTACAGATTTGGTGGCTTCGCCTGCAGCTTTTTTTGCTTGAGTGGTCAGTTTGTCTGCTACATGTGCTAGTATTCCTCCAGCTCCTTCTTGACTACTTTGCCTGGCTGTTTCTCTAACAAGTTCTTTTGCTTGAAAAGCAAAATGTTCCAATATTGAATTGTTTTGACTGGATTGTCTTGTCAACTGTTGGTGTAAGCTACTTAAACTTCCCTTTCTTGATGAGGGTGgactagatataatattttgttttttttctgtggCTGCCGGTAACGTTTGATAGAACTCAGatgactaaaatataaaaacaatatccggaaattaaaatgttgttttaattaatactaatattgttatttaataaatctctgtacaatttatttaataatataatgttaagtaTACGGTTTTAGTATCAACTTACTGTGGATGTTTGCGATGTAGGtctaaaattactattttgtttttgtgcTACAACTACATGGTTTAAAGCAGAATCACTACCACCTGTGCTATGTCTGCTTAGAAGAAGTTTGTTACCCGTAGTAGTTGCAGTCAACTGTGAAGGTGATTGTTGCAATTGGCTACATCTAACGATATCctacaatttgataaaaatatttgtggatatttatatttactacttgttttataaaatgtgcTTGATTTAGAATGTATTGTTTAGTTGTGAAAAGGAGGACGAGTTTATAAAGGTATGAAACATTAAGTCAttagaataaattatgataaaattataatatgtattctacGTATGTAATTTGACTATTTAAGCATGACAAGTTGAGCAtattcataaacattaaatttcaaCAAACGTGATATTCTATAGCTTGTGAAGTTGTATACTTTTGACAacgctataattattttattagttgcaTTGTCATAGGAAGATTGAACATTATACGTAGGTCAAGAAAATACAAAGTTTACtagctatacatatatatatatatattatgttgaaattgcttttactattttatttcaataactaCCAATTATTAGgaaatattccattttttttttaattgtgacattctaaaaactataataacagattaataacatacctaacaaaacaattttaatcagTGAAGTAACACCCGACCATCTTGAGGTTACTTGAGGCAGttttcaaatcaaattaaaaattaagggCAAACCAATATAGTTACAGATTATTTGACTAATAAACAAGAAACCTAGGTCTTAATAATGCTCTAAGAATGtatctgaataaataaatacctcgagtttttgtttttaagatcACCCCAATAATGGTAAGTAGGTGCAGTGTCAGATCTAGGAAATTTTACGCCCAGGGCTAATAAAAATGCAACGCCTTTACGTAAGTGCAGGTAGTTCGGGGTGTGTCGGGTgtcaacaaaaaatgtttaaatacaaatcaaaaagtatattttgatattacaaatatttttattgaaaccattgttttcatatatatacgTGTACGCGAAAACTGGGTACACTCTATCACTTACTTAAATTACTCAGTaccctataggtacctatacacatttaGAAATCTTTTAGTAGAAGATTGATGATCCAATAGTCTAGTTTAATGTCCCGCAACAGAATTCACAAATATGTATAGAGtatactctatatatatatacatggttTAGTACagaatatgtcaatattatacttgaactaATTAAATGCACATTACTCGAAAGTACTTGAAAGTATtcttataagaatataaaatatattaaaattataaaattcccCAACAAGATTATTCAAAGCGAACCTTTtcctattttcttatttttcaggATAGCTCTTTTTTTGtttctctaatttttaaaatatttagataatatgttatatccaccatttaaaaatagataaaatataataggttctGATAtcaaaaattacctttttaaaatgtatcaagtatatttttaagttttaagaaaaTGATATTGGACAAAACGTTCATTTTCCAGGAACGTccttttatgattaataaactGGAATAAGCGTcctttcaaaaaaaattcaatttttatccttcctgaataatattttcctgAATTAATACTTCCTGATGAAAATGAAGCGCCACCGTTGACACCGGTCATGGGTAGGTGGGTATAGATGATATAGgtaggtgatttttttttagataaccaATTTTGAGaaactaggtaggtatgcattttgtatataattggtgattttgttatagttaatgtttgtattgtgtaatattacaaaagtattaacattcaaattatctataaatataaataattgttgaataagaaattgaaataaaatgactataaacagtaggtaattaaatataaaataattacattttttttctacggaATACTTTTTATAAGTAAGTTACATTTTGTGAatcgaaatacattttttacaataaactatGCATCAACAATGCAatctcaataaattatttacttgctTAAATCCCTTGCTCTCATTTATGTGCTCAAATCGCCACTCTTAATTGATGTGCTGCTGCTTttactttcttgatttttaatcaagtaagtatgataattgaaatgaaaaaagtcggaattttgaaaacttcaagaatttgtgttaattaggaaaataataaaaatgtaactcagTAATGatgagtaggtaggtaagttaattaattataaatattcattaataagcttgtataaaatattaaaacacctacagaatatgatattatatatacagtgaagtgttatttattacaatatctgTCTACTTAAATTGTAGGTAACTTTACTGAGTAATTCTAGCCTAGATTATTATGTGAATTTATACAGATTAcaggttaattattttttagatatgaTACTCAAGAATAtcgattaaattataaatgattgattcttaaaaatgttgttttttatagttatgttCAAGCACTTGTTTATAGTATTAGGAATGTAATAgtttaactaaaaatacaaactattatgGATTCGGGTTTAAACATAGGCGAGCTCATGTCACTGTGGCTACTGGACGGCGAGGATCCGATAGATTTACTGCCGATTGATTCTATGGTCCCATCCTCATCTGGGCTATCATCTGACGCCATTGGGAATTGTAAAGTTATTGGAGGTTCATAAGCAGAGTGCACTCCTTGTACGATTGGTCCTATATTGAGTCTTGGactttctaaataaatatacaatttttgttattcgTATAAAGTTAAGGGAGTATTATATTagggatataatatttatgaattgtaataataaatacctattttcagaattttttcaCTAGTAACATTGACTTTGAAATCTTCGCGATAATTTGCTAATCTCTCGTCTTCACTGCTACTACTATCGCTACCGTCACTGTCGGACCGACGACTCCCATCAGCTATGTGAATACGAAATGAGTAATATTTgtctcttatatattataaattatctacgTATATATGTGTCAGTAATACTATTACCTAATGTCAAAGAGGGTCGGTTTGAATTTACATTGactttcattatattttgaatcgaACAATTTTCTTGCCAAACGGTAAATACAACAGGCTCTAAGGTATTCGCAAACCATTTAAGCTTATCGCCAATCATAGATGGGTCGTTTACGCCGGTTTGAATCCGTTGGAAGACCACGTTGTTCGGTGTCAATGCCCATTCGGCGAAATAATCAACTGCTTGTGTTCGAGACAGTTGACATGTGAAAAGCGACGGGTTTGGCCTGCTCTTCAGAAAagaattgatttgaaaaaataccACAGGTCTAGGGTAGAGCCTCAGAGTTCGTGAATGTTCTGTTAGGTTGGCCAATACGTCGCCGGACAAAAAGAAACGAACCATGGCCACCCTGATTGCAATATCCACCGAATCAATATCCACTGTGTTGTACGCTGAATTCGTCGACGTTTgtcttctaaaaaaaaagtgcaGTGTTTAAGactttagtaggtattaaatattaattggatcgaagaaaaaatacataggaaGTGCAATGGATACGACATTAACGACaaacaataccaaaaagtacctaatatttactccaatgatattttaattattgaaaaattggcAAAGGTCGTTATTATGGACAATATTGGCCAATGGATGTATTACAAACAATTAGTGTTTCTTTTTGGtgtagttacctacctacctacaaataatatattggcgtatacttaacatttttttaagattaccAATTTATAAGTCTGGttttactaagaaattattaaatcaacatattagaacaattttaaattatttgtttgctAACATTGTACAGCTGttgaataaaaagtattaacaaATGTGACCATTACATTACTTTAATCACATCAAAAATCTGATCTGAAAAGacttaattagaaaataatgttattgacAGAAAGTGTAGACAACCTGTACGAAAGGATCTATTTAGAAAATGTGATTTTCAAAgtaaatgtttttgattatgaaaataaaaactttaaaaatattcagtataatataagagtataatataattattaaagaattgATTTTGATAGCAGCTGCTCTTATAAGCATGTCTGCAGCTTAgacaacaaaaatcaaaattcactcaaatgaataaatattattattaccttattTCGTTTCCTCGATTTATACTGTTGTCAGTGTTTATGGCATTACTTCTTGATTGAAAGttttccatttttctttttgagATGTCTTCTCCTGTACTCGAAAATTCCATTGGAGGTCTCGTTGTTGACATAACTTCATTTTCCGGAAAACTACTTGTTGCTttactgttaatatttattCGCGAAAGTCCATTTAAAgcctattttaatacaaattaaataagaatgaattgttatattcacaattttatttgtttttatgataattacagatttcaaattatttttcaaagttaaagATTCAGACTTGGGTAACTGTGGTATAGCATCTTCTCGATTAACAACTATTGGCGgtgttattttattagaatcCAAATCTACTATCCAAACGTCTTTCGGAAATCTGAAACACAAAAGATTGTTTATTGTGATGTCAACACGTTCGTTAATAGATTATACCGAACTAACCGGAAATctctttttgttaaaaaaaaactggatgGAACTCCAACCACATAAGGCACGGGACTCTCGAATAGCTGAAAGTTACACAAACGGAGATttaatcatacaatttattatacaaatgcatattatatggaatattgaggctttttttttatttttataccatttccGATTTTGGTAGACTTGTAGGCAGCAATGGTATAACAGTAAACATATATTGCAAGGGATACATAAGGGCCACTAAAGCCATTACGGACATAGTGAGAGCATTATAATCCTTTGATTGGAAGACGACCTAAAGTTCATAGCAACATTAGTAAAATACACGGTAGTCGAATTAAcgattttagataatatacatattaagtaaaatataatgtattcacTCACTTTACtttctaataatatgatagttaatACGTAGAGGCACGTATCTACTCCCAACAACTCTAATGGTAAATGTAAAGGGAAATCAATCAGTGAAAATCTCGTGTGGTCGGGTAACGCGAAGGATAGTGGTAGCTGCCGCTCGTTTTGTGAAAACAAATAAACCTATAcgaatataaattacaacaattacagacataaatatatatttttcctaAACCAATTAAAGTGTAAATGGATCAACATAGATCAATTAATTGtcttagatataattatataagacaaatataaaaccaaataaaaaataaaaaaataaaagtttttgcaGATTATGTTTTGTACGTGTAAAGGGGTTAAATCCTAAACTAATTGAATGTTATAATTCCTATATGAatcagttatttataaatttaggaaaaatattataaaataatggtggtataaaattaaaatacattttaaattatacagtatTTATTCCGGGAATGTTACAATGTATGTATGATGACAGGTACTTGTAGATAAGCTCCGTtgaccaaaaatatttaaattttacacagACCGAagactaataaagtaataattattaacttataaatagtaattaatgaaACCACGATTGACCTAACCAGTAGATaataacctaaaaatatttgtagtttatttcaacattaaattgcaaaatattatttttttatttattcagttaaaaatCCGTATGATAGTTGTACAGATTTGTTCTTATCCATTTTATCTTACTTCCAGTTTCGTCTTCCCTGGAACAGGAACTGGAGTGCTGAGCAAACGCAATATCCACATTTCAAGTTCtttgataaattgtataattcttGGAGAATTTGCTTGAGTTAAAAATCCAGTCAATAAACTCCATATACATTCTTTTCtataaacaaaatcatttaaccgttcattataaaatagaaaattggaCATTCGTTAAGtgttattatgtaggtaccttttatGTCCTTCTTTTCTGctacgattaatttttttattgcaagaATCGATAAggctttttaaataaaacaaacatgtacgaaaacttgaaaataaagGATGATGAGAAAGAAGACACAACGATGTAAGAGAATATAAATCTTGAGATTCCTgaaatatacaacaaaattttaaaatttcttatggGTATGGCAactgtattaacatttatatactttaagttat from the Acyrthosiphon pisum isolate AL4f chromosome X, pea_aphid_22Mar2018_4r6ur, whole genome shotgun sequence genome contains:
- the LOC100169487 gene encoding MAP kinase-activating death domain protein isoform X5; the protein is MSESQFFCPRLIDYLAIVGAHPNSSKRSSLYELQNNGSNNDEYCGVSSTVSSNDENFYIQNPELLRRYPAEDHKDFILPETMSYFCQPEGCVSFKHSRSESNKVTSFVFTLTDKDTTRTRYGVCVNFYRRVGQCYTNNSKNININDEQSAKKPQSNHSSVFLRCHSTTSFGKSMSQDHPTDQSSDKVTKNLSSQPESQDLYSLTSLCLLSHHPLFSSFRTCLFYLKSLIDSCNKKINRSRKEGHKRKECIWSLLTGFLTQANSPRIIQFIKELEMWILRLLSTPVPVPGKTKLEVYLFSQNERQLPLSFALPDHTRFSLIDFPLHLPLELLGVDTCLYVLTIILLESKVVFQSKDYNALTMSVMALVALMYPLQYMFTVIPLLPTSLPKSEMLFESPVPYVVGVPSSFFLTKRDFRFPKDVWIVDLDSNKITPPIVVNREDAIPQLPKSESLTLKNNLKSALNGLSRININSKATSSFPENEVMSTTRPPMEFSSTGEDISKRKMENFQSRSNAINTDNSINRGNEIRRQTSTNSAYNTVDIDSVDIAIRVAMVRFFLSGDVLANLTEHSRTLRLYPRPVVFFQINSFLKSRPNPSLFTCQLSRTQAVDYFAEWALTPNNVVFQRIQTGVNDPSMIGDKLKWFANTLEPVVFTVWQENCSIQNIMKVNVNSNRPSLTLADGSRRSDSDGSDSSSSEDERLANYREDFKVNVTSEKILKIESPRLNIGPIVQGVHSAYEPPITLQFPMASDDSPDEDGTIESIGSKSIGSSPSSSHSDMSSPMFKPESIISSEFYQTLPAATEKKQNIISSPPSSRKGSLSSLHQQLTRQSSQNNSILEHFAFQAKELVRETARQSSQEGAGGILAHVADKLTTQAKKAAGEATKSVHEASKSAFEASKTAAGVSKNTFDDLTYVGKSTIGDLTKSAKQVASKKGFKVGLLGESTSLSLQQLSFDDEINDNSPPTNPISTGSVSEVRKSSVTSMGTGATKDFFSNISNDINGLANQTTSMFTDLFGGNKQQKNSKSSLTLPVTKTKERTAVGPFPTKAGRNDLVEKSNLIRHSNPRKLSETSKIPNKKSVKPNSHVDNETFLKDVTKQILDGDGIGWLKLSRFKKLMEEEGYRNLVVSKLNRTLDNKISPSDHIDDVYINRFVWKGMLKALLAIIHGLEVSFGNQCGGGLASAFQVLEIAHTHYWAKDISMSGFESQMSSPYSSRENVQSPLQSPSIAGSPMSSVYQTSRKSSQTSTSGLSECKNSGAGKFAHEFSLVDDGEESTSNPSLNETFNDLMNIENNKQEQISTNPFLENEGELSSIGPIVVSDESSCNSSTVLVNNPSFYLKRMTSNNSRNNASFFRSAVSDSELDNTGLFKTTNKNRTQSIWSSKSSLSAGFRYHGGNLLNTASGSPSPESGRTYLFEGILGKERSTIWNQLKFWEDVFIDAVSQERDMIGMDQGPVEMMERYKNLNQSERKRLEYDEDKLLSIMIYNLIAFMIMVNVPKESIMKIVRTLVGKSRVTNCYATEITSLMSQLSNLNGNDVDLKPSNSRQAHRQSFAVHCGDSTGELLFLEVRDDGLVLRSVSGVIVSRWWYERIVNMTYSPRSKIFCLWRTANGGQLQLNKYYTKKCKDLYARIKHSMEKAAERGQGIIPGVELGGEFPVKDMATGEGGILQVCMEGVGLLFADSKDFEFFVRLDHVRKCFTVQKKIFVLEEYNPKLKHIIQRQYESPMAGQICYAVLCVFSYIAAGHKRTISQTYKDKAQRKLSTYSAESSENKC